From Deinococcus malanensis, the proteins below share one genomic window:
- a CDS encoding FAD-dependent oxidoreductase has protein sequence MTTSHWARPMPSFQPLTRDVEADAVVVGGGIAGLTTAYLLAREGQRVVLLERDEIGSGETTRSSAQLTASLDFRYYELAGIHGEQRTRLIAQSHTQAVDEIERIVRDEGIACDWTRIPSFLFAPPDQQEDLARELAAMQSAGLDVGMVGPPAGTRDLGPCIRLEQQAAFHPVLYLQGLARAAQRLGAQIYTQSLVTSYDASEVLTEGGARVRARHVVLATNVPVADRVKFSFRLEPFRTYMVTLDLTDALEPGHYWDTVDPYHYVRLDGNALLVGGEDHVVGRADDAEERYGRLEAWARERFPVGQRREAWSGQVENTPDGLAYIGESGGVYVVTGDVGNGLTHGTIGGRVIRDLILGRENAWVDLYDANRLPRGNRLEWIKEGISAAGHLGEWVTGGDDLSDLAPGEGAVVRHGLKKLAVYRDDQGTLHARTARCPHFGCVVHWNTGEKSWDCPCHGSRFTAFGELLHGPARVGLAVEELGQDAQSPG, from the coding sequence ATGACTACATCCCATTGGGCGCGGCCTATGCCTTCCTTCCAACCGTTGACCCGGGATGTGGAGGCCGACGCCGTCGTGGTCGGTGGCGGCATCGCTGGTCTGACGACTGCCTACCTGCTTGCCCGTGAAGGCCAGCGGGTCGTCCTGCTGGAACGGGATGAAATCGGCAGCGGCGAGACAACCCGCTCATCAGCGCAGCTGACCGCCAGCCTGGATTTCCGGTATTACGAGCTTGCTGGTATCCACGGAGAACAGCGGACCCGGTTGATTGCCCAGAGTCACACGCAAGCGGTAGATGAGATCGAGCGGATCGTGCGTGACGAAGGGATCGCGTGTGACTGGACCCGGATCCCCAGCTTCCTGTTCGCGCCACCGGACCAGCAGGAGGATCTGGCGCGAGAACTGGCGGCCATGCAGAGCGCCGGCCTGGACGTAGGCATGGTGGGTCCGCCTGCCGGAACTCGGGACCTGGGACCGTGCATCCGCCTGGAACAGCAGGCCGCCTTTCATCCTGTGCTGTATCTCCAGGGCCTGGCACGGGCGGCGCAGCGACTGGGCGCCCAGATCTACACCCAGTCGCTCGTGACGTCATACGACGCCTCAGAGGTACTTACGGAAGGTGGGGCGCGGGTACGCGCGCGACACGTGGTGCTGGCGACCAACGTTCCCGTGGCTGACCGGGTGAAATTCTCGTTCCGGCTCGAACCCTTCCGGACCTATATGGTGACCCTGGACCTGACGGATGCCCTTGAGCCCGGGCACTACTGGGACACCGTGGACCCCTACCATTACGTCAGGCTGGACGGCAACGCTCTCCTGGTCGGTGGCGAAGACCACGTGGTGGGGCGTGCGGATGACGCGGAGGAACGCTACGGGCGCCTTGAAGCCTGGGCGCGTGAGCGGTTTCCGGTCGGCCAGCGCCGGGAGGCGTGGTCCGGGCAGGTGGAAAACACCCCCGATGGTCTGGCCTATATCGGGGAAAGTGGGGGCGTCTACGTCGTCACCGGTGACGTGGGCAACGGGCTGACGCATGGAACGATCGGGGGTCGGGTCATCCGTGACCTGATCCTAGGACGCGAGAATGCCTGGGTCGACCTGTACGATGCCAACCGCCTGCCACGCGGGAACCGCCTGGAATGGATCAAGGAGGGAATCAGTGCCGCGGGCCACCTTGGCGAGTGGGTCACCGGCGGCGACGACCTGAGTGACCTGGCGCCGGGGGAGGGGGCGGTCGTTCGTCACGGGCTGAAGAAGCTCGCGGTGTACCGGGACGACCAGGGCACGTTGCACGCCCGCACGGCCAGGTGTCCGCATTTCGGATGCGTGGTGCACTGGAATACTGGCGAAAAGAGCTGGGACTGCCCCTGTCACGGCTCCAGGTTTACGGCCTTTGGGGAACTGCTGCACGGTCCTGCCCGGGTTGGACTTGCCGTTGAGGAGCTTGGCCAGGACGCTCAGTCCCCGGGCTGA
- a CDS encoding peptidoglycan D,D-transpeptidase FtsI family protein: MERRQQLRRRAGGGSARRQAASAPTGRVRVMAMAFTLGLVGMGARLYQLQVLEHSQFAVQSTSNYQRDEVLRAMRGEIRTRDGLLLATNRLAVDLVYTGRRDPTDPEQAIPSWDKIRYLAGIKGDVLVGGQPREPDPRKEPDVVLARNVPEDRLAALYEYVVLVPSLELRQRVERIYPEGKLAGHLLGYVSEANAREVEEGNYTVGDLVGRSGLEYSLQGTMQGKNGLRRREVTANGRPQTERVIDQGVKGQDVTLTLDSLLQRTAETALREGLNDVNAGRAKWGKPAEKFSRGAVIAFDPRTNEVLAMASSPAYDPNWFSRVPSPDHKAKNWAVDPNRPDAALDAVTSNRVVQAYNPGSVFKIATTLMYIEKWGNFSLHCAPSYYFGRARFNNWARFSLGMVDGRLAISYSCNPWYYHSAAQATPGVYSRQLKSRLTELGYNRTTGLELVGEKTGRLSNIDDYTTPQAPWFPGFGLNMSIGQGDVLVTPAQVAWVMSTIINTGQQRPMTVLKAVGGKEQPRKPAVSVVRNGNTDVFKLVQEGMAGTTAGTRYGTAIHEIGPMIFPVRTGGKTGTAENGRSFKDGYAYTHAWYEGYGPIGKDGQPTFAVVAFFQNGGEGSGPALRAVKRMFAARWCVKLDERLSALPLSEQQPCLGELEDMRRVYAARAARVTGTPKP, translated from the coding sequence ATGGAACGGCGTCAGCAGCTGCGCCGCCGCGCAGGTGGCGGCAGCGCCAGGCGTCAGGCCGCCTCGGCTCCTACTGGACGGGTCCGCGTCATGGCGATGGCATTCACGCTGGGTCTGGTGGGCATGGGCGCGCGGCTGTATCAGTTGCAGGTGCTTGAGCACAGCCAGTTCGCCGTACAGTCCACCAGCAATTATCAGCGCGACGAGGTGCTGCGGGCCATGCGTGGTGAGATCCGCACGCGTGACGGGCTGCTGCTGGCCACCAACCGGCTCGCGGTGGATCTGGTGTACACCGGTCGGCGCGACCCCACCGACCCGGAGCAGGCCATTCCTTCCTGGGACAAGATCCGGTATCTGGCGGGCATCAAGGGCGATGTGCTGGTTGGTGGCCAGCCGCGTGAGCCTGATCCACGCAAGGAACCGGATGTGGTTCTGGCCCGCAACGTGCCCGAAGATCGTCTGGCGGCCCTGTACGAGTACGTGGTGCTGGTCCCGAGCCTGGAACTGCGCCAGCGCGTCGAGAGGATCTACCCGGAAGGCAAGCTGGCCGGCCACCTGCTGGGGTACGTCTCGGAAGCCAATGCCCGTGAGGTCGAGGAAGGCAACTACACGGTGGGCGACCTGGTGGGCCGCTCTGGGCTGGAATACAGCCTGCAGGGCACCATGCAGGGCAAGAACGGCCTGCGCCGGCGGGAGGTCACGGCGAATGGCCGGCCACAGACCGAGCGGGTGATCGATCAGGGCGTCAAGGGGCAGGACGTGACCCTCACGCTGGACAGCCTGCTGCAGCGCACTGCGGAAACCGCCCTGCGCGAAGGGCTGAATGACGTCAACGCCGGACGCGCCAAATGGGGCAAACCTGCCGAGAAGTTTTCCCGGGGTGCGGTGATCGCCTTTGACCCGCGCACCAACGAGGTGCTGGCCATGGCCAGCAGCCCGGCATATGACCCGAACTGGTTCTCGCGGGTGCCAAGCCCCGACCACAAGGCCAAGAACTGGGCCGTGGACCCAAATCGTCCCGACGCTGCTCTGGACGCGGTGACCAGCAACCGGGTGGTGCAGGCCTACAACCCGGGCAGTGTCTTCAAAATCGCCACCACCCTGATGTACATCGAGAAGTGGGGCAACTTTTCACTGCACTGCGCCCCCTCGTATTACTTCGGACGCGCCCGGTTCAACAACTGGGCCCGCTTCTCGCTGGGCATGGTGGACGGCCGCCTGGCGATCTCGTATTCGTGCAACCCGTGGTATTACCACTCGGCGGCGCAGGCGACTCCAGGCGTCTATTCCCGGCAACTCAAGAGCCGCCTGACCGAACTCGGCTACAACCGCACCACCGGCCTGGAGCTGGTGGGGGAAAAGACCGGCCGCCTGTCGAACATCGACGACTACACCACGCCCCAGGCGCCCTGGTTCCCGGGCTTCGGCCTGAACATGAGCATCGGTCAGGGAGATGTCCTGGTGACCCCCGCGCAGGTGGCCTGGGTCATGTCCACCATCATCAACACTGGCCAGCAGCGACCCATGACGGTCCTCAAGGCGGTAGGAGGCAAGGAGCAGCCCAGGAAGCCCGCTGTCAGCGTGGTCCGCAACGGCAACACCGACGTGTTCAAGCTGGTGCAGGAAGGCATGGCAGGGACGACAGCCGGTACCCGGTACGGCACGGCGATCCATGAGATCGGCCCGATGATCTTCCCGGTGCGGACGGGTGGCAAGACCGGGACCGCCGAGAACGGCCGAAGCTTCAAGGACGGCTATGCCTACACGCATGCCTGGTACGAAGGGTATGGTCCCATCGGCAAGGACGGCCAGCCCACCTTCGCGGTCGTGGCCTTCTTCCAGAACGGTGGCGAGGGTTCGGGGCCGGCGCTACGGGCCGTCAAACGGATGTTCGCCGCACGCTGGTGCGTCAAGCTCGACGAGCGCCTCAGTGCCCTTCCCCTCTCGGAACAGCAGCCCTGCCTGGGCGAACTGGAAGATATGCGCCGGGTCTACGCCGCTCGCGCGGCACGTGTCACCGGCACGCCGAAGCCCTGA
- the mreD gene encoding rod shape-determining protein MreD, whose product MRAAARVAHVHRGPARWFRPALYVLALVVAQGLLSRLFDTLGLPAPDLFLLTGAALAWRLPALSALLASYGVGLAQDLLGGGMLGLHAAGVAGGALLVLFVRRSFGDSGIFQAFLTVLAATLGEWLVFLLLTYWMRSELVTLDTLLGIVPVMFIGTLLVSPLWERVIGWAMGPRDGQEEHFS is encoded by the coding sequence ATGAGGGCAGCGGCCCGGGTGGCGCATGTTCACCGGGGCCCGGCGCGCTGGTTTCGGCCGGCGCTGTACGTCCTTGCCCTGGTCGTGGCGCAGGGCCTACTCTCGCGCCTCTTCGACACCCTTGGCCTGCCAGCACCGGACCTGTTTCTGCTGACGGGCGCTGCCCTGGCGTGGCGACTGCCTGCACTGAGTGCGCTGCTGGCTTCTTACGGGGTAGGGCTGGCGCAGGATCTGCTGGGCGGCGGCATGCTCGGCCTGCACGCGGCAGGTGTCGCGGGGGGAGCACTTCTGGTGCTGTTCGTCCGGCGTTCCTTTGGGGACAGCGGGATTTTCCAGGCCTTTCTGACAGTGCTGGCCGCCACCCTGGGCGAGTGGCTGGTATTCCTGCTGTTGACCTACTGGATGCGCTCGGAACTGGTCACGCTTGATACCCTGCTGGGCATCGTGCCGGTGATGTTCATAGGTACCCTGCTGGTTTCGCCGCTGTGGGAGCGCGTCATCGGCTGGGCGATGGGGCCGCGCGACGGCCAGGAAGAGCACTTTTCATGA
- the mreC gene encoding rod shape-determining protein MreC — protein MKERPRLLLVFVGLLLISLMMLRFQAVAPTALRASTAPLTRIGVVTADNLRRAYSTLFDERRLNADLRNLQVQNDELRQRNEILTREVTRLRQLEKITATQAPNALGIAQVIAVDPSPLLARLTLNKGKRDGVRLRMPVTVPGGLVGQVTGVSEGQSTVVALVDPESSVGVTLQGSKGGRGLAHGLPPDRLKAEFSRSVPVKKGDVLVTSSIGGLYPVGIRVGTVEKVLPLGPNDVNRSVIVKPAVDVGVIEDVTILEGV, from the coding sequence GTGAAGGAACGGCCCCGGCTCCTGCTGGTCTTCGTGGGCCTGCTGCTGATCAGTCTGATGATGCTGCGGTTTCAGGCGGTGGCGCCGACTGCCCTGCGCGCCTCTACGGCCCCGCTGACCCGGATCGGGGTAGTCACGGCGGACAATCTGCGCCGGGCCTATTCGACCCTGTTCGACGAACGTCGTCTGAATGCGGATCTGCGTAACCTCCAGGTGCAGAACGATGAGCTTCGGCAGCGCAACGAGATCCTGACCCGCGAGGTCACGCGCCTGCGCCAGCTGGAGAAGATCACGGCGACCCAGGCGCCCAACGCCCTGGGTATCGCGCAGGTCATCGCTGTGGACCCCAGTCCCCTGCTGGCGCGCCTGACTCTCAACAAGGGCAAACGTGACGGTGTGCGCCTGCGGATGCCTGTTACCGTACCGGGCGGACTGGTCGGGCAGGTCACGGGCGTCAGTGAGGGCCAGTCCACGGTGGTGGCCCTGGTGGATCCGGAAAGCAGTGTTGGGGTCACCCTGCAGGGCAGCAAGGGGGGCCGGGGGTTGGCCCATGGTCTGCCGCCGGACCGCCTGAAAGCCGAGTTTTCGCGCAGTGTGCCTGTCAAGAAAGGGGACGTTCTGGTGACCAGCAGTATCGGAGGGCTGTACCCGGTGGGAATCCGGGTCGGCACCGTAGAAAAGGTATTGCCCCTGGGGCCGAATGATGTCAACCGCAGCGTCATCGTGAAGCCGGCGGTGGACGTCGGCGTGATCGAAGACGTGACGATCCTGGAGGGCGTATGA
- a CDS encoding Maf family nucleotide pyrophosphatase, whose translation MPAGHPDVVLASGSPRRRELLGSLGVPFQVVVSGEDEDSAETDPARLAAELALLKGRSVAGLHPESVVLAADTVVACEGVLLAKPADVAENEAFLRVLSGRSHQVFTGVAALCGAEEQVQVARTDVTFRPLTDAEISFYARSGEGMDKAGGYGIQALGASLVSRVEGEYTNVVGFPLSVVITLLRRAGVPVWGEVHGA comes from the coding sequence ATGCCTGCAGGGCATCCGGACGTGGTGCTGGCGTCCGGCAGTCCCAGACGGCGGGAACTGCTGGGAAGCCTGGGGGTGCCATTCCAGGTGGTGGTGAGCGGCGAGGACGAGGACAGCGCCGAAACCGATCCGGCGCGGCTGGCGGCAGAACTGGCGCTCCTGAAGGGCCGCTCGGTGGCTGGGCTGCACCCGGAAAGTGTGGTCCTGGCAGCGGACACGGTGGTGGCCTGCGAAGGTGTTCTGCTGGCCAAACCCGCTGACGTCGCCGAAAACGAGGCGTTTCTGCGCGTCCTGTCAGGCCGCAGCCACCAGGTGTTTACGGGCGTGGCAGCGCTGTGCGGCGCCGAGGAGCAGGTACAGGTGGCCCGGACTGACGTCACTTTCCGCCCGCTGACCGACGCTGAGATTTCCTTCTATGCGCGTAGCGGTGAGGGAATGGACAAGGCAGGCGGCTACGGTATTCAGGCGCTGGGAGCTTCACTCGTGTCAAGGGTCGAGGGCGAGTACACCAACGTGGTGGGCTTTCCGCTCAGCGTGGTGATCACGCTGCTGCGCCGCGCCGGGGTGCCGGTCTGGGGTGAGGTGCACGGCGCGTGA
- the deoC gene encoding deoxyribose-phosphate aldolase, with protein sequence MKLAPYIDHTLLKATATSADIRALCAEAREHSFYAVCVNPVFVPQAVAELEGSTVKVATVCGFPLGAVSSEQKAVEARLSVEAGAHEVDMVIHIGAALEGSWDSVEADVRAVRRAIPEHVLKVIIETCYLSDDQKRGATEAAVRGGADFVKTSTGFGTGGATPADVALMRDTIAGRAQIKAAGGVRTPADAHEMIAAGASRLGTSGGVALVSGEQSSEGY encoded by the coding sequence GTGAAGCTCGCGCCGTACATTGACCACACGCTCCTGAAAGCCACCGCCACCTCTGCTGATATCCGCGCCCTGTGTGCCGAAGCCCGCGAGCATTCCTTCTATGCGGTTTGCGTCAATCCAGTGTTTGTGCCGCAGGCCGTTGCCGAACTGGAGGGCAGCACGGTCAAGGTGGCCACCGTGTGCGGCTTTCCCCTGGGAGCCGTGTCCAGCGAGCAGAAAGCCGTCGAAGCGCGGCTGAGTGTGGAAGCCGGCGCACACGAGGTCGATATGGTCATCCATATCGGTGCGGCGCTGGAAGGCAGCTGGGACTCTGTGGAGGCTGATGTCCGTGCGGTGCGCCGCGCGATTCCCGAGCACGTGCTGAAGGTCATCATTGAGACCTGCTACCTGAGTGACGACCAGAAACGCGGCGCCACCGAGGCAGCCGTACGTGGCGGGGCGGACTTTGTGAAGACCAGCACCGGCTTCGGAACCGGTGGAGCGACGCCTGCAGATGTGGCCCTGATGCGCGACACCATTGCCGGTCGTGCCCAGATCAAGGCCGCTGGTGGGGTGCGCACCCCGGCTGACGCCCACGAGATGATCGCGGCGGGTGCCTCCCGCCTGGGCACCTCCGGCGGCGTGGCGCTGGTTTCCGGCGAGCAGAGCAGCGAGGGCTACTAA
- a CDS encoding peroxiredoxin — protein MTEPQRIQPGESFPEFSLPDANGTAHGLSQYAGRYVVLYTYPKDDTPGCTKEACDFRDHALLKSLGAVILGVSRDDASSHAQFTEKYSLPFPLLSDPDAGFLKSIGSYGPKTLYGKVTEGIKRQTFLIGPDGRLVKSWLAVQVEGHADAVAQAIREHQEKGTAA, from the coding sequence ATGACCGAACCCCAACGCATACAGCCCGGTGAGTCCTTCCCTGAATTCAGCCTTCCCGACGCGAACGGAACCGCGCATGGTCTGTCGCAGTACGCCGGCCGTTACGTGGTGCTGTATACCTACCCCAAAGACGACACGCCCGGCTGCACCAAGGAAGCCTGCGATTTCCGCGATCATGCCCTGCTGAAATCCCTGGGGGCAGTGATTCTGGGAGTCAGCCGGGACGATGCCAGCAGTCATGCCCAGTTTACCGAGAAGTACAGCCTGCCGTTTCCCCTGCTCAGCGACCCGGACGCCGGGTTCCTGAAAAGCATCGGATCATATGGGCCCAAGACGCTGTACGGCAAGGTGACCGAGGGGATCAAGCGGCAGACCTTCCTGATCGGCCCAGATGGGCGACTGGTCAAGTCATGGCTGGCGGTCCAGGTCGAGGGCCATGCCGACGCCGTCGCGCAGGCCATCCGGGAACACCAGGAGAAGGGAACGGCAGCGTGA
- the rpiA gene encoding ribose 5-phosphate isomerase A yields MSSLEALKKEAAIRAAALVQSGMRVGLGTGSTAKYAIEELGRKLSEGELRDIVGVATSEASDQLARQLGIPVEPLDPRPLDIAIDGADEIDPHLNLIKGLGGALLREKLTEVQARRFIVIADHTKTVTHLGEKAPVPVEIAKFGFLSTIERLRAMGLGGRLRQPGAQPYVTDNGNYIFDAQLPESFDPAALERQLKGTLGVVETGFFLGMAERAFVAAPDGVRELTLV; encoded by the coding sequence GTGAGCAGTCTTGAAGCGCTGAAAAAAGAGGCGGCCATTCGCGCGGCGGCCCTGGTCCAGAGCGGCATGCGGGTCGGCCTTGGTACGGGCAGCACGGCCAAGTACGCCATCGAGGAACTGGGACGCAAACTCTCGGAAGGTGAACTGCGCGACATCGTGGGCGTGGCAACCAGCGAGGCCAGCGATCAGCTGGCGCGGCAGCTTGGCATTCCGGTCGAGCCGCTTGATCCCCGCCCCCTGGACATTGCCATTGACGGGGCTGACGAGATCGACCCGCACCTGAACCTGATCAAGGGCCTGGGCGGCGCCCTGCTTCGCGAGAAGCTGACCGAGGTCCAGGCCCGGCGTTTTATCGTGATCGCTGATCACACCAAGACTGTCACCCACCTCGGAGAGAAGGCGCCGGTTCCCGTAGAGATCGCAAAATTCGGGTTTCTGAGCACCATCGAGCGTCTGAGGGCGATGGGGCTTGGGGGCAGGCTGCGTCAGCCCGGAGCGCAACCTTACGTGACAGACAACGGCAACTACATCTTTGATGCCCAGCTGCCTGAGTCCTTCGATCCAGCCGCCCTGGAGCGGCAGTTGAAAGGCACGCTGGGCGTCGTGGAAACCGGCTTCTTCCTGGGCATGGCCGAGCGCGCCTTCGTGGCGGCGCCGGACGGGGTCAGGGAATTGACCCTGGTCTGA
- a CDS encoding thioredoxin domain-containing protein, with product MNRLASESSPYLLQHKDNPVDWWPWTPEAFAAARERDLPVLLSVGYSTCHWCHVMAHESFEDEVTAAQMNEHFVCIKVDREERPDVDAVYMAATQAMTGQGGWPMTVFLTPEGEPFYAGTYFPPQDGYGLPSFRRLMASVANAWHNDRAKLTGNARALTDHVREASRPRPSQGDLPADFLQEAPHKLRSVFDADLGGFGGAPKFPAPTLLEFLLTRPEGRDMALHTLKRMAAGGIYDQLGGGFHRYSVDERWLVPHFEKMLYDNAQLTRVLLQAYQHTGDEDFARLARETLTYLEREMLSPTGGFYSAQDADTPTDHGGVEGLTFTWTPAEIQEVLGEEASLIERVYGVTEQGNFLDPHRREYGSRNVLHRPAPLDRLAQDLGEDPSTLHARVEQVRARLLEAREQRTQPGTDDKILTSWNGLALAAFADAARVLGEPRYLEMARRNVEFVTRELRLPDGTLRHTFKDGQARVEGLLEDHALYGLGLVALFQAGGDLSHLEWAQELWTVVRRDFWNEEAGVFHSTGGQAETLLSRQVQGFDSAVLSDNAAAALLALWMHRYFADQEAEAIARRTVQSFRTDMQAAPSGFGGLWRAAAFLQAPHTEVAILGTAPERAALERVAARFALPFTALAFTEPGGRLPVLEERGGGGTAYVCVNHACQLPTQDPVELEKQLEGLPSA from the coding sequence ATGAACCGACTGGCATCGGAATCCAGCCCGTACCTGTTGCAGCACAAGGACAACCCGGTGGACTGGTGGCCGTGGACTCCCGAGGCGTTTGCCGCAGCCCGGGAGCGCGATCTGCCGGTGCTGCTGTCGGTGGGGTACAGCACCTGTCACTGGTGCCACGTCATGGCCCACGAATCCTTCGAGGACGAGGTCACGGCCGCACAGATGAACGAGCATTTCGTGTGCATCAAGGTGGACCGTGAGGAGCGGCCGGACGTGGACGCCGTGTACATGGCCGCGACCCAGGCCATGACCGGACAGGGCGGCTGGCCCATGACTGTGTTTCTGACCCCGGAGGGCGAGCCGTTCTATGCCGGCACGTATTTTCCGCCGCAGGATGGCTACGGCCTGCCCAGCTTCCGGCGCCTGATGGCCAGTGTGGCCAATGCCTGGCACAACGACCGCGCCAAGCTGACCGGCAATGCCCGGGCCCTGACCGACCACGTCCGGGAAGCCAGCCGGCCCCGACCATCGCAGGGCGACCTGCCAGCCGACTTTCTGCAGGAGGCGCCGCACAAGCTCCGCAGCGTCTTTGATGCCGACCTGGGGGGGTTCGGCGGCGCGCCCAAGTTCCCGGCTCCAACCCTGCTGGAGTTCCTGCTGACCCGTCCCGAGGGCCGCGACATGGCGCTGCATACCCTGAAGCGAATGGCCGCAGGCGGCATCTACGACCAGCTCGGCGGTGGCTTTCACCGCTACAGCGTCGACGAGCGCTGGCTGGTGCCCCATTTCGAGAAGATGCTGTACGACAACGCGCAGCTCACGCGGGTGCTGCTCCAGGCCTACCAGCACACCGGCGACGAGGACTTTGCCCGCCTGGCGCGCGAGACCCTCACGTACCTGGAACGGGAGATGCTCTCACCCACCGGCGGGTTCTACAGCGCCCAGGACGCAGACACCCCCACCGACCATGGCGGAGTGGAGGGCCTGACCTTCACGTGGACTCCCGCTGAAATCCAAGAGGTGCTGGGAGAAGAGGCGTCCCTGATCGAGCGGGTCTACGGCGTGACCGAGCAGGGTAACTTCCTGGACCCCCACCGCCGGGAATACGGCAGCCGCAACGTGTTGCACCGGCCGGCTCCCCTGGACCGGCTGGCCCAGGACCTGGGTGAGGACCCGTCCACCTTGCATGCTCGTGTAGAACAGGTCCGCGCCCGCCTGCTCGAAGCGCGTGAGCAGCGGACCCAGCCGGGGACCGACGACAAGATTCTGACCTCCTGGAACGGGCTGGCTCTGGCGGCCTTCGCGGATGCCGCACGGGTGCTGGGAGAGCCCCGGTATCTCGAGATGGCCCGCCGGAACGTCGAATTTGTCACCCGCGAACTCAGGCTGCCCGATGGCACGCTGCGGCACACGTTCAAGGATGGACAGGCCAGAGTCGAGGGTCTTCTGGAGGACCACGCACTGTATGGCCTGGGGCTGGTCGCCCTGTTTCAGGCCGGCGGTGACCTGAGTCACCTGGAATGGGCCCAGGAACTCTGGACCGTGGTCCGGCGCGATTTCTGGAACGAGGAGGCCGGAGTCTTTCATTCCACGGGCGGTCAGGCCGAGACCCTGCTGTCGCGGCAGGTACAGGGCTTCGACTCGGCGGTGCTGTCGGACAATGCGGCGGCGGCCCTGCTGGCCCTGTGGATGCACCGCTACTTTGCCGACCAGGAGGCCGAGGCGATTGCCCGGCGCACCGTGCAGAGCTTCCGCACCGATATGCAGGCTGCTCCCTCGGGCTTCGGGGGCCTGTGGCGGGCTGCCGCGTTCCTGCAGGCACCACACACCGAGGTCGCCATACTGGGAACGGCTCCCGAGCGCGCTGCCCTCGAACGGGTGGCGGCCCGCTTTGCCCTGCCCTTCACGGCCCTGGCATTCACCGAGCCGGGAGGACGTCTGCCGGTGCTGGAAGAACGTGGCGGGGGCGGAACGGCCTATGTCTGCGTGAATCACGCCTGTCAGCTGCCTACGCAGGACCCCGTGGAGCTGGAAAAGCAGTTGGAAGGCCTTCCAAGCGCATAA